In Apium graveolens cultivar Ventura unplaced genomic scaffold, ASM990537v1 ctg6940, whole genome shotgun sequence, one genomic interval encodes:
- the LOC141703657 gene encoding agamous-like MADS-box protein AGL80, translating into MTRKKVKLAFISNDASRKATFKKRKKGLMKKVGELSTLCGIDACAIIYSHYEPQPEVWPNTEGVQRVLSQFKRMPEMEQSKKMVNQESFMRQRIAKANEQLKKQCKDNREKEMIEVMYQCLTGKIGLQNLMIPDLNDLGWLIDHKLKEIYKRIDQISATKKKNTTPGKVGSGSGSGCGSGSAAAMLKGKGVTNCVDGTEEKAIEGEMEAMQQQQQRPPWFSDWINSNSGNSSTDQMLNQEQHCQNLGFSHGEEMMMPCGDAQNGGMWSSAFFP; encoded by the coding sequence ATGACAAGAAAGAAGGTGAAGTTAGCATTCATCAGTAATGATGCTTCTCGAAAAGCGACATTCAAGAAAAGGAAGAAGGGGCTGATGAagaaggttggagagttgagtacCTTATGTGGTATTGATGCTTGTGCTATCATTTATAGTCACTATGAGCCCCAACCTGAAGTGTGGCCTAATACAGAAGGTGTTCAGCGTGTGTTGTCTCAGTTTAAGCGAATGCCGGAGATGGAGCAGAGCAAGAAGATGGTTAATCAGGAGAGTTTTATGCGACAGAGGATTGCGAAAGCTAATGAGCAGTTGAAGAAACAGTGTAAGGATAATAGGGAGAAGGAAATGATTGAGGTTATGTATCAGTGTTTGACGGGGAAAATTGGTTTACAAAATTTGATGATCCCGGATTTGAATGATCTTGGTTGGCTTATTGATCACAAGTTGAAGGAGATTTATAAAAGAATTGATCAGATATCGGCTACTAAGAAAAAGAATACTACTCCTGGGAAAGTTGGCTCTGGCTCTGGATCTGGCTGTGGCTCGGGATCAGCTGCTGCAATGTTGAAAGGTAAAGGAGTGACTAATTGTGTTGATGGAACGGAAGAAAAGGCTATAGAGGGCGAGATGGAAGcaatgcagcagcagcagcagaGACCGCCTTGGTTTAGCGACTGGATCAACAGCAATAGTGGGAACAGCAGTACTGATCAGATGCTGAACCAGGAGCAACACTGCCAGAATTTGGGATTTAGTCACGGTGAGGAGATGATGATGCCCTGTGGAGATGCGCAGAATGGTGGCATGTGGTCAAGTGCATTCTTTCCATAG